One Rhizoctonia solani chromosome 1, complete sequence DNA window includes the following coding sequences:
- a CDS encoding Retrotransposable element Tf2 protein encodes MGAVNQALTCIEARGGAPHTPEDQKPPAVEAMPRPLPKTNTFPAPSAPLISWANPSKAPPTFAQPTPVRVPPRSYTPPPPLPIQLCSPQVPQPAAPVATYQAPVKVDHPDAYTGKIGNKARQWLTQMLAWVRLNQQMFPTDQEVLLFLLMNMKDIAGAWAHPHLNQLGSHRALIQTVDKFKTEFLAAFGNPDATQAAERQITQLTQTGTCAEYITKFRTIAMDLDWNNAALCGQFACGLHWEVSRLIATQERRPTTLLELQNAALVIDNALCKEHASHPPKGSKSGTSSTPNRGASTGQQATRPGRLSSDPNFVSKEEQNRRRAEGLCIKCGKPGHKFAECRTGWKSTPKEEGVKKEAAKVGKESGPKLGKD; translated from the coding sequence atgggagcagtcaaccaagccctcacttgcattgaggctaggggtggagccccacatacaccagaagaccagaAACCCCCGGCAGTTGAGGCCAtgcccaggcccttaccaaaaaccaacacttttccagcgcctagtgcgcccctcatctcctgggccaaccccagTAAAGCTCCCCCTACCTTCGCTCAGCCAACCCCAGTCCGGGTTCCCCCAAGAagctatactccccctccacctttgcctatccaaCTCTGCTCCCCtcaagtcccacaaccagcggcccctgtagccACTTACCaagccccggtcaaagtggaccaccctgatgcctatacagggaagatagggaacaaagcccgccaatggctcacacagatgttggcatgggtacgtctaaatcaacagatgttccccacggatcaggaggtcttgttgttcctcctgatgaacatgaaggacatagcaggagcctgggctcacccccacctcaatcaacttgggtcccacagggcccttatccaaacagttgacaagttcaaaacggagtttttggctgcatttgggaacCCGGATGCCACGCAAGCCGCCGAGCGGCAAATCACACAactcactcagacaggaacctgtgctgagtatatcacaaagttcaggaccattgccatggacctagactggaacaacgccgccctttgtgggcaatttgcatgtggcctccactgggaggtcagccgcctcattgccacTCAAGAACGgcgcccaaccaccctcctggagctgcagaatgcggccctggtcattgataacgccctcTGCAAGGAGcatgccagccacccgcctaagggtagtaagtctggaacttcatccacccccaataggggggcaagtaccggccaacaggccacaagaccaggacgCCTCTCTAGCGATCCAAattttgtctccaaggaggagcaaaacCGCCGCCGGGCCGAAGGCCTATGCATCAAGTGTGGCAAGCCAGGCCACAAGTTCGcagaatgccgcactggctggaaatcCACtcctaaggaggaaggcgtcaaaaaagaagccgccaaggttggcaaagagtctggacccaaattgggaaaagactaa